The proteins below come from a single Nocardiopsis gilva YIM 90087 genomic window:
- a CDS encoding MarR family winged helix-turn-helix transcriptional regulator, with translation MRSQPHDIAHDLSRILRDLVTLIRRATDPSLLSAPQVSILSSLEHGPRRITALAGEHGVRTPTMTTHITRLQATGAVDRGTDDADGRAVVVELTDHGRHLLATARQARIDHLAARLSHLTEDERSAIAAALPHLAKLTATPAPDVLPPAARTPQEDQENQEN, from the coding sequence GTGCGCTCTCAACCTCACGACATCGCCCACGACCTCTCGCGGATCCTGCGCGACCTGGTCACTCTCATCCGCCGTGCCACCGACCCCAGCCTCCTGTCGGCCCCCCAGGTCAGCATCCTCAGCTCCCTGGAACACGGCCCGCGACGCATCACCGCTCTGGCCGGTGAACACGGTGTGCGCACCCCCACCATGACCACCCACATCACGCGGCTGCAGGCCACGGGCGCCGTCGACCGCGGCACCGATGACGCCGACGGACGCGCCGTCGTCGTCGAGCTCACCGACCATGGCCGCCACCTCCTCGCGACCGCCCGGCAGGCCCGCATCGACCACCTCGCGGCCCGCCTCAGTCACCTCACCGAGGACGAGCGCTCCGCGATCGCCGCCGCTCTGCCCCATCTCGCCAAGCTCACCGCCACACCGGCCCCGGATGTCCTGCCCCCCGCTGCCCGAACCCCTCAGGAAGATCAGGAAAACCAGGAGAACTGA